The following are encoded in a window of Scleropages formosus chromosome 7, fSclFor1.1, whole genome shotgun sequence genomic DNA:
- the elmo3 gene encoding engulfment and cell motility protein 3 produces MAPQKDIVKIAIQMPGAYPQLIELDQKKPLSAVIKEVCDGWNLQGPDNYALQYADSVQTYITETNRLDIKNGSILRLTKAPGRCAEDLYKGIQSSDSGVRCDSLKQLADVSTDITFAQEFISRDGHSLLVQIVEEDKESCLIMTHTLTGFMELMDHGIVSWENLSSAFIKKIASFVNAKVQDASIQRLALAILENMVLSSNSLFQLVRQEVTLERLITHLQVTNQQIQTKAMALLMALLQTAGEVDRQELLAYLGNKNLRQYIYKNIIHSSGPVGDEMAHYLYVLQSVTLNLLEPLMRTPLDSYNQDQRDMLHNLRQLAFETESEGSLSNERRRSLCAKEFKKLGFSNNSNPGQDLVRAPPGLLALDTMTYFASRYPDAYSRFVLENSSREDKHECPFARSSIQLTLILCEIFRIGEPPSETRSDFHPIFFSQDRIFNELFCICIQLLNKTWKEMRATQEDFDKVMQVVREQITRTLASKPTSLELFKNKVNALNYSEILKLRQTERLHQEETLAPPVLELKERLKPELLELIRQQRLNRLCHGTLFRKISSRRRQDKLWYCRLSPNHKVLHYGDVEEDTETPPIETLQEKIPVADIKALLTGKDCPHMKENKGKQNKEVLDLAFSITYDVEEYSLNFIASSRTDFCLWTDGLSVLLGREMSSECMRSELEILLSMEIKLRLLDLENVPIPDAAPPVPKPPSNFNFCYDFSQTEQ; encoded by the exons ATGGCACCACAAAAGGACATAGTGAAGATCGCAATACAGATGCCCGGGGCCTACCCGCAGCTCATTGAATTGGACCAG AAAAAGCCACTGTCAGCTGTCATTAAGGAAGTTTGTGATGG atGGAATCTCCAAGGACCGGACAACTATGCCCTTCAATATGCTGACAGTGTTCAGACCTACATAACAGAAACg AACCGGCTGGACATCAAGAACGGCAGCATTCTGCGTCTGACAAAGGCACCG ggccGCTGTGCCGAGGACCTGTATAAGGGCATCCAGAGCTCTGACTCAGGAGTACGCTGTGACTCTCTGAAGCAGCTGGCGGACGTGTCCACCGATATCACCTTTGCTCAGGAGTTTATCAGCCGCGACGGACACTCCCTACTAGTACAAATAGTGGAAGAGGACAAGGA GTCTTGTCTCATCATGACTCACACACTGACTGGCTTCATGGAGCTCATGGATCATGGCATTGTTTCCTGGGAAAACCTGTCCTCTGCCTTCATCAAGAAG ATTGCCAGCTTTGTCAACGCCAAAGTTCAGGATGCCTCCATACAGCGGCTGGCGTTGGCCATCCTGGAGAACATGGTCCTGAGCAGCAACAGCCTCTTCCAGCTGGTCAGGCAGGAGGTGACTCTGGAGAGACTGATCACCCACCTGCAAGT GACCAACCAGCAGATCCAGACGAAAGCCATGGCTCTGCTCATGGCCttgctgcagacagctggggaAGTAGACAGACAG GAACTGTTAGCTTACCTGGGGAACAAAAATCTGCGTCAGTATATTTACAAG AATATCATCCACAGCTCTGGCCCTGTAGGGGATGAGATGGCCCACTACCTGTATGTCCTGCAGTCTGTTACCCTTAACCTCCTGGAGCCCCTCATGAGGACACCGCTGGATTCTTACAACCAG GACCAAAGGGATATGCTGCACAACCTGCGGCAGCTGGCGTTTGAGACAGAAAGTGAGGGGAGCCTAAGCAATGAGCGTCGGCGCTCCCTCTGTGCCAAGGAGTTCAAGAAGCTGGGCTTCTCC AACAACAGTAACCCGGGACAGGACCTCGTTCGAGCCCCGCCAGGGCTGCTGGCACTCGACACTATGACATACTTTGCTTCCCGCTATCCAGATGCCTACAGCAGG TTTGTGTTGGAGAACAGCAGTCGGGAAGACAAGCACGAGTGCCCATTCGCACGCAGCAGCATCCAGCTCACCCTTATCCTGTGCGAGATTTTCCGCATCGGGGAGCCAC CGTCCGAGACCCGCTCCGACTTCCACCCCATCTTCTTCTCCCAGGACCGCATCTTCAATGAGCTCTTCTGCATCTGCATTCAGCTACTCAACAAGACTTGGAAGGAAATGCGTGCTACACAGGAGGACTTTGATAAG GTGATGCAGGTTGTGCGGGAGCAGATCACGCGGACACTGGCCAGCAAGCCCACGTCCTTGGAGCTCTTCAAGAACAAGGTCAACGCCCTCAACTATAGTGAGATTCTCAAGCTGCGGCAGACAGAGCGCCTGCACCAAGAAGAGACTCTGGCCCCACCTGTGCT TGAGCTGAAAGAGCGCCTGAAGCCAGAACTCTTGGAGCTTATCCGGCAGCAGAGGCTCAACCGGCTGTGTCACGGTACTCTCTTCCGCAAGATCAGCAGCCGCCGGCGTCAGG ACAAGCTGTGGTACTGCCGCCTCTCGCCCAATCACAAGGTCCTTCACTACGGAGATGTTGAGGAGGACACAGAGACCCCTCCCATAGAAACCCTGCAGGAGAAGA TTCCTGTGGCTGACATCAAAGCACTCCTGACTGGGAAGGACTGCCCCCACATGAAAGAGAATAAGGGGAAACAGAACAAG GAAGTTCTTGACCTGGCTTTCAGCATCACTTATGATGTAGAGGAGTACAGCCTCAACTTCATTGCATCTTCCAGAACCGAT TTCTGCCTGTGGACCGATGGGCTCAGTGTGCTTCTGGGACGGGAGATGAGCAGCGAGTGCATGCGTAGTGAGCTTGAGATCCTGCTCTCCATGGAGATCAAGCTGCGTCTGCTTGACCTGGAGAATGTGCCCATCCCAGATGCTGCACCTCCAGTCCCCAAACCCCCCAGCAACTTCAACTTCTGCTATGACTTCAGCCAAACGGAGCAGTAG